In a single window of the Danio aesculapii chromosome 20, fDanAes4.1, whole genome shotgun sequence genome:
- the tbc1d7 gene encoding TBC1 domain family member 7 produces the protein MADDPQRNFRSTYYEKVGFRGVEEKKSLEILLKDNPLDVEKLSTFSQRFPLPSMYRIHVWKVLLGILPPHSDSHALVRQYRVDQFEDVSGALTVMRFIHASTPQTEIYLRMFQLENHTLPRRTELRPPDAEDENFLAIARAMEEIVDDPVDCFWLVRCFINQFKHKFGDSIPHLPKSLEHFLSQEDVCLLSHLKASGALASLPYSLWFRRCFAGCLPESSLQRVWDKVISGSCKILVFVAVEILLSYKIMIMGMNQPDAVYHFLTNMPQENTDAIVTKAIDLWHKYCGTPMHSV, from the exons ATGGCTGATGATCCTCAGAGAAACTTCCGCTCGACGTATTATGAGAAAGTGGGTTTCAGAGGAGTGGAGGAGAAGAAATCACTGGAGATCCTGCTGAAGGACAACCCTCTGG ATGTGGAGAAGCTGAGCACCTTCAGCCAGAGGTTTCCCCTGCCCTCCATGTACCGCATCCACGTGTGGAAAGTCTTGCTGG GTATTCTGCCTCCTCACAGTGACTCTCACGCTCTGGTGCGTCAGTATCGTGTGGATCAGTTTGAGGACGTGAGCGGCGCTCTGACCGTCATGCGCTTCATCCACGCCTCCACACCGCAGACAGAGATCTACCTGCGCATGTTCCAGCTGGAGAACCACACGCTGCCCCGCAGGACCGAGCTCCGGCCGCCC GATGCGGAGGATGAAAACTTCCTGGCGATCGCTCGAGCGATGGAGGAGATCGTGGATGACCCGGTGGACTGTTTCTGGCTCGTCAGATGCTTCATCAACCAGTTCAAGCACAAGTTTGGAGACTCCATCCCTCACCTG CCGAAGAGTCTGGAGCACTTCCTGTCTCAGGAGGATGTGTGTCTGCTGTCTCACCTGAAGGCGTCTGGAGCTCTGGCTTCACTACCGTACTCACTGTGGTTCAGACGCTGCTTCGCCGGCTGCTTACCAGAGTCCAGCCTACAAAG GGTGTGGGATAAAGTCATCAGCGGCTCCTGTAAGATCCTGGTGTTTGTAGCAGTGGAGATTCTGCTCAGCTATAAGATCATGATCATGGGAATGAACCAGCCGGACGCAGTTTACCACTTCCTGACTAAC